In Desulforhopalus sp., a single window of DNA contains:
- a CDS encoding response regulator has protein sequence MNKGSTKILIADDDAMVRTTVSKILEMFGHQVDTAADGMGVLAAVDDSYDVIILDINMPDMDGFETMDRLNELNYEVPVLFLTGAGSMDYAVKAINLGAYDFLTKPIEDLDIFNVKIRRAIEKRSYVLKERQYKAALEDDIQIKAKQLEEQNKLLLSYSNSLENATVQLMSSLQNAMEEKDYYTAGHTMRVTEYALMLGKAMGLSESEILILRRASQFHDIGKLVIDLSCIQKPGKLTDEEWVLIRKHPSVGANIIQPLGFMKKEQFIIRHHHERMDGKGYPDGLTGDQLDDLTKILIVVDSYDAMTSRRNYRKNMTMEQAVAELFRCSGSQFEPQIVEYFSRSIADYTPTKSVFSEEYLEKAFQKNHNS, from the coding sequence TTGAACAAAGGTTCCACCAAAATATTAATCGCCGATGACGATGCGATGGTGCGCACCACCGTATCGAAAATATTGGAGATGTTCGGTCATCAGGTCGACACCGCGGCCGACGGGATGGGGGTCCTGGCCGCCGTCGATGACAGTTATGATGTCATAATCCTCGACATCAATATGCCCGACATGGACGGCTTTGAAACCATGGATCGGCTCAATGAACTCAACTATGAGGTTCCGGTCCTCTTCCTCACCGGCGCCGGTTCCATGGACTACGCGGTAAAGGCCATCAATCTCGGGGCTTATGATTTTTTGACCAAGCCCATTGAAGACTTAGATATCTTTAACGTAAAAATCCGCCGGGCCATTGAAAAAAGAAGTTACGTACTCAAGGAAAGACAGTATAAAGCTGCCCTGGAAGACGACATCCAGATTAAGGCCAAGCAGCTGGAAGAACAGAATAAACTCCTCCTCTCCTATAGCAATAGTCTGGAGAATGCCACGGTCCAGCTGATGAGCAGCCTGCAGAACGCCATGGAGGAAAAGGATTATTACACCGCCGGCCACACCATGCGGGTAACCGAATATGCCCTGATGCTTGGCAAGGCCATGGGCCTGAGCGAGAGTGAGATCCTCATCCTCAGACGGGCCTCACAATTTCACGATATTGGCAAGCTGGTTATCGATCTTTCCTGTATTCAAAAACCGGGCAAGTTGACCGACGAAGAATGGGTCCTGATCCGCAAGCATCCGAGTGTCGGCGCCAACATCATCCAGCCCCTGGGCTTTATGAAAAAAGAGCAGTTCATCATCCGTCATCATCACGAACGCATGGATGGCAAGGGCTACCCGGACGGCCTCACCGGTGACCAGCTCGACGATCTGACCAAGATCCTGATTGTCGTCGACAGCTATGATGCCATGACCTCGCGGCGTAACTACCGCAAAAACATGACTATGGAGCAGGCGGTTGCCGAGCTTTTCCGCTGCTCGGGAAGCCAGTTTGAACCACAGATAGTTGAATATTTTTCCAGGAGTATTGCCGATTACACCCCTACCAAGAGTGTCTTCTCGGAAGAATATCTGGAAAAGGCCTTTCAAAAAAACCACAATTCCTAA
- the gatC gene encoding Asp-tRNA(Asn)/Glu-tRNA(Gln) amidotransferase subunit GatC, which translates to MKISKEQVEHVAHLARLTLTEEELEQMTGQLDNILSYVDKLDELDTSAVVPTSHVFSVCNAFREDIVKESLSRNDALMNAPQHDGETFLVPRII; encoded by the coding sequence ATGAAAATATCGAAAGAACAGGTTGAGCATGTCGCCCACCTGGCGAGGCTTACCTTGACCGAAGAAGAACTCGAGCAAATGACCGGCCAGCTGGACAACATTCTTTCCTATGTTGACAAACTCGACGAGCTGGATACCAGTGCGGTTGTGCCGACATCACACGTTTTCTCCGTCTGTAACGCCTTTCGTGAGGACATTGTCAAGGAATCCTTGTCACGTAATGATGCCCTGATGAATGCCCCGCAACACGATGGCGAAACTTTCCTCGTCCCCAGAATTATTTAG
- a CDS encoding TOBE domain-containing protein, with amino-acid sequence MSPISQTLQHILGWSGEENAALSLLEHIDRCGSINRAAKAAGLSYKSAWEKIENLNNLSAKPLIIRQVGGSGGGGTILTEEGRNLISQAALLRRELAGFADFFDGQQEGALSALKALRRFEMKISARNVWAGTVTKIDKGAVNSVVEVALKGGDTVVAVITDNSVLRLGLQPGSEVLALVKAPSVLLGRDINRQSISARNVLTGKVARIVPGVVNDEVIIDLPGGSTVTAINTSESIRRLELAPGMEVAAIFKASSVLLAVNC; translated from the coding sequence ATGTCGCCGATATCACAAACCCTCCAGCATATCCTCGGATGGTCGGGCGAGGAGAATGCCGCGCTGTCGCTTCTCGAACACATCGACAGATGCGGCTCGATAAATCGCGCCGCTAAGGCAGCCGGGCTCAGCTACAAATCGGCTTGGGAAAAGATCGAAAACCTCAACAACCTGTCGGCGAAACCCTTGATTATCAGGCAGGTCGGCGGCAGTGGCGGCGGCGGCACGATCCTCACTGAGGAGGGCCGTAATCTGATCAGCCAGGCGGCCCTGCTGCGCCGGGAATTAGCAGGCTTTGCCGATTTTTTTGATGGGCAACAGGAAGGCGCCCTGTCCGCCCTGAAGGCCCTAAGGAGATTTGAAATGAAGATAAGTGCTCGAAACGTCTGGGCCGGAACCGTTACAAAAATTGACAAAGGCGCGGTGAACAGCGTCGTCGAGGTTGCTCTGAAAGGCGGGGATACGGTGGTGGCAGTAATCACCGACAACAGCGTTCTCCGTCTCGGACTGCAGCCCGGCTCCGAGGTGCTGGCCCTGGTCAAGGCGCCATCGGTGCTGCTGGGACGAGACATTAACCGGCAAAGCATTTCCGCCCGCAATGTCCTGACCGGCAAGGTGGCACGAATTGTCCCGGGAGTCGTCAACGACGAGGTAATCATCGACCTGCCCGGTGGTAGTACGGTGACGGCGATCAATACCAGCGAGAGCATCCGCAGGCTGGAACTTGCTCCCGGCATGGAAGTAGCGGCGATCTTCAAGGCCTCAAGTGTGCTGCTGGCGGTAAATTGCTGA
- a CDS encoding NAD(P)/FAD-dependent oxidoreductase gives MKKKIALIIGAGPAGLTAAHELLKHTDIHPVIFEASADIGGISKTVNYKGNRIDIGGHRFFSKSARVMTWWQSIMPLQEKPAYDDLLLRRDLPFATTNTGADPEKIDKVMLIRNRLSRIFFLRAFFDYPISLKWNTFKNLGLFRIIKIGWTYLAVNLKPVRNEKTLEDFLINRFGRELYATFFKDYTQKVWGVPCQEIPADWGAQRIKGLSITASLVHAVRSIFRRDDSIHQSSTETSLIERFLYPKLGPGQLWEEVARQVVEMGGELHMQRTAVGIDITDGRVTSLTVRNSATGEETTLPCDYLFSTMPIKELVAAMPPEKVPGQVQTIARGLVYRDFITVGLLLNKLLLQNDTDRKTISNIVPDNWIYIQENDVKIGRLQIFNNWSPYLVAERENVWIGLEYFCNEGDQLWQKSDADFITFAIGELEKIAIINRADVIDATILRVPKTYPAYFGTYDRFDELRAYTDSLENLFLIGRNGMHRYNNTDHSMLTAMVAVENIIKGETSKNAIWDVNAEQDYHEAK, from the coding sequence ATGAAGAAAAAGATCGCCCTCATCATCGGCGCCGGACCGGCAGGACTGACGGCCGCCCACGAACTCCTGAAACATACCGACATTCACCCGGTCATCTTTGAGGCCTCGGCCGACATCGGTGGGATCTCAAAGACCGTCAATTACAAAGGAAACCGGATAGATATCGGTGGACACCGGTTCTTTTCCAAATCGGCAAGGGTCATGACCTGGTGGCAAAGCATCATGCCCCTGCAGGAAAAACCGGCTTATGACGACCTGCTCCTCCGCCGCGACCTTCCCTTCGCCACCACCAACACCGGCGCCGATCCGGAGAAGATCGACAAGGTCATGCTCATCCGCAACCGCCTGTCGCGGATCTTTTTTCTCCGCGCCTTCTTCGACTACCCGATCTCCCTGAAATGGAACACCTTTAAAAATCTCGGCCTGTTCAGAATCATCAAGATCGGCTGGACCTATCTTGCAGTCAATCTCAAGCCGGTGCGCAACGAGAAGACCCTTGAAGACTTTCTTATCAACCGCTTCGGCCGGGAGCTCTACGCCACCTTTTTTAAAGACTATACCCAAAAGGTCTGGGGGGTCCCCTGCCAGGAAATCCCGGCCGACTGGGGCGCCCAGAGAATCAAGGGCTTATCGATCACCGCCAGCCTCGTCCACGCCGTACGCAGTATCTTTCGCCGCGACGACAGCATTCATCAGAGCAGCACCGAGACCTCGCTGATCGAGAGATTTCTCTATCCAAAACTCGGGCCCGGACAACTGTGGGAAGAGGTGGCACGGCAGGTCGTCGAGATGGGTGGGGAACTGCATATGCAGCGCACTGCCGTCGGCATCGATATTACCGATGGCCGGGTGACGTCACTCACCGTCCGTAACAGCGCCACCGGAGAGGAAACCACTCTGCCCTGCGACTATCTTTTCTCCACTATGCCGATCAAGGAGCTGGTAGCGGCAATGCCGCCTGAGAAAGTCCCGGGCCAGGTGCAGACCATCGCCCGGGGTCTGGTGTACCGTGATTTCATCACCGTCGGACTTCTCCTGAATAAACTCCTGCTGCAAAACGATACCGACCGGAAAACCATCAGCAACATCGTCCCGGACAACTGGATCTATATCCAGGAAAACGATGTCAAGATCGGCAGGTTACAGATTTTCAACAACTGGAGCCCGTATCTGGTCGCCGAGCGGGAAAACGTCTGGATCGGCCTGGAGTATTTCTGCAACGAAGGCGACCAGCTGTGGCAAAAATCCGACGCAGACTTCATCACCTTTGCCATCGGTGAGCTGGAAAAGATCGCCATTATCAACCGGGCCGACGTCATCGATGCCACCATTCTTCGGGTGCCGAAGACCTACCCCGCCTACTTTGGCACCTACGACCGCTTTGACGAGTTGCGGGCCTACACCGACTCTCTGGAGAACCTGTTTCTCATCGGCAGGAACGGCATGCACCGCTACAACAACACCGATCATTCCATGCTCACCGCCATGGTTGCCGTCGAAAACATCATCAAGGGCGAGACATCGAAGAACGCCATCTGGGATGTCAATGCCGAGCAGGATTATCACGAAGCCAAATAA
- the gatA gene encoding Asp-tRNA(Asn)/Glu-tRNA(Gln) amidotransferase subunit GatA, with the protein MKPYQLTITEACAAMNKGDLTAVALTESCLARIAEVDQDLHAFVTVDSEGALRQAAAADAMRQEGSAGLLCGIPVSIKDLLATKGQRMTCGSKILENYIAPYDATVVEKVRNAGAVILGKATMDEFAMGSTSETCAFGVPRNPWKKGYVAGGSSGGSAVGVASCECFASLGSDTGGSVRQPASLCGIVGMKPTYGRVSRYGLTAFASSLDQVGPLCRSVADCALMMNVISGYDPMDSTSVQQPVPDYSAYLVEGLKGLRVGVPREYFTKGLNAEVHAIVQNSIAVLKDRGAEIVEVTLPHTEYCVAVYYLIAPSEASSNLARYDGVHYGFRDKQAETLLEMYKGSRSKGFGPEVKRRILIGTYALSSGYYDAYYKKASQVRTLILNDFKKAFAACDVLVSPVTPTPAWPMGENADDPLSVYLSDILTLSANLAGIPGMSVPGGFTEAGLPVGVQLQGAHFQEEVLLKVGFNLEQALQLGKRDLDL; encoded by the coding sequence ATGAAGCCGTATCAGTTGACCATTACCGAGGCCTGCGCAGCAATGAACAAGGGTGACCTCACCGCCGTTGCCCTCACCGAAAGCTGTCTGGCCAGAATCGCGGAAGTTGATCAGGACCTGCACGCCTTTGTCACCGTTGACAGTGAGGGTGCGCTCAGGCAGGCGGCAGCCGCTGATGCAATGCGCCAGGAAGGTTCGGCCGGATTGCTCTGCGGCATCCCCGTGTCCATCAAGGACCTCCTCGCCACCAAGGGCCAGAGGATGACCTGCGGTTCGAAGATTCTCGAGAATTATATCGCCCCCTACGATGCTACGGTCGTCGAGAAGGTACGGAATGCCGGAGCCGTGATCCTTGGCAAGGCAACCATGGACGAATTCGCCATGGGCTCGACCTCCGAAACCTGTGCCTTTGGCGTACCCCGTAACCCTTGGAAAAAAGGCTATGTTGCCGGCGGATCATCGGGCGGTTCGGCGGTTGGTGTCGCGTCCTGCGAGTGTTTTGCCTCCCTTGGTTCCGACACGGGGGGATCGGTCCGCCAACCGGCCTCACTGTGCGGCATCGTCGGCATGAAACCAACCTATGGCCGGGTGTCCCGCTATGGCTTGACCGCCTTTGCCTCATCCCTTGATCAAGTCGGCCCGCTTTGCCGAAGCGTCGCCGACTGCGCACTGATGATGAATGTGATCAGCGGCTATGACCCGATGGACTCCACCTCGGTGCAGCAACCGGTGCCTGATTATTCCGCCTACCTCGTTGAGGGCCTGAAAGGTCTCAGGGTCGGTGTTCCCCGGGAATATTTCACAAAGGGACTGAATGCCGAGGTACATGCCATTGTGCAAAACAGCATAGCGGTCCTGAAGGATCGGGGTGCGGAGATCGTCGAGGTTACCTTGCCGCACACCGAATATTGCGTCGCGGTGTACTACTTGATTGCGCCTTCCGAGGCCAGTTCCAACCTGGCGAGATACGATGGCGTGCATTATGGCTTCCGTGACAAACAAGCCGAGACCCTCCTTGAGATGTACAAGGGCTCCCGCTCCAAAGGCTTCGGCCCGGAGGTGAAACGGCGGATTCTCATCGGCACCTATGCCCTTTCATCCGGCTATTATGATGCCTATTATAAGAAGGCATCGCAGGTACGAACCCTCATTCTCAATGATTTTAAAAAGGCCTTTGCGGCCTGTGATGTCCTCGTCTCGCCGGTCACTCCCACGCCGGCCTGGCCCATGGGCGAGAACGCGGATGACCCACTGTCCGTTTATCTCTCTGATATATTGACACTTTCCGCAAATCTTGCAGGTATTCCGGGAATGTCCGTCCCCGGCGGTTTCACCGAGGCAGGCCTGCCGGTTGGCGTTCAGTTGCAGGGAGCACATTTTCAGGAGGAGGTGCTGCTGAAAGTCGGCTTCAACCTTGAACAGGCACTGCAACTCGGGAAAAGAGATCTGGACCTTTAG
- the ybaK gene encoding Cys-tRNA(Pro) deacylase, which yields MTPAINAAKKAKISYTVHTYVHDPSADSYGREAAEKLGIALERVFKTLVVELDGKNLAVAVIPVSTLLSMKQIAKAAGVKKAAMADTAAVERSTGYVLGGVSPLGQKKRLPTLIDSSAKAQSTIFVSAGRRGLEIELRPADLATLTGAAFAAIAETR from the coding sequence ATGACACCGGCAATCAACGCCGCCAAAAAGGCAAAAATTTCTTATACCGTGCATACCTACGTGCACGATCCGTCCGCCGATTCGTATGGCAGGGAGGCGGCGGAAAAGCTCGGTATCGCCCTGGAACGGGTTTTTAAAACCTTGGTTGTCGAACTTGACGGCAAGAATCTGGCGGTGGCAGTCATTCCGGTGTCCACCCTGCTCAGTATGAAGCAGATTGCCAAGGCGGCGGGGGTCAAAAAGGCGGCGATGGCCGATACGGCGGCGGTGGAGCGAAGTACCGGCTATGTTCTCGGCGGCGTCAGTCCGCTCGGGCAAAAAAAACGCTTGCCGACCCTGATCGATTCTTCGGCCAAGGCCCAGTCGACCATCTTCGTCAGTGCCGGGCGGAGGGGCTTGGAGATTGAGCTGAGACCTGCGGATTTGGCGACGCTTACCGGTGCCGCCTTTGCCGCCATCGCCGAGACCCGCTGA
- the modC gene encoding molybdenum ABC transporter ATP-binding protein, with translation MDLDVSVEKQHGDFHFSAAFSLSTGRCGIFGPSGSGKSTLMHLLAGLLTPDSGTIRLAGDTLFDSAAGINMAPEQRRIGVVFQHAHLFPHMDVRANLFYGWKRTKASERRIDTETLIDVLNLDHLLLRSVGRLSGGERQRVALGRTLLACPRLILMDEPLTGLDEELKYQIIPYLRKAFAEFAIPLLFISHSLREMRLMTDEVLTFRQGKLQAALSTEMLARNSMETGGYLNMLNLGRPSMAGDLHAYQWGDNRLILTEKGEGTENLFELDARDIVLFKRHPEATSARNLLACRVVDIFGVNNRVGVELACGEKRLIAQIVPESVRELDLTVGSEVVAVIKASSFRRLL, from the coding sequence ATGGATCTTGACGTTTCGGTAGAAAAACAACACGGCGACTTCCACTTTTCCGCCGCCTTCTCGCTTTCTACGGGACGCTGCGGCATCTTCGGTCCCTCCGGCAGCGGCAAATCCACCCTGATGCACCTCCTCGCCGGTCTTCTTACCCCCGACTCCGGAACCATCCGTCTGGCCGGCGACACCCTCTTTGACAGTGCCGCCGGCATAAACATGGCGCCGGAACAGCGGCGCATCGGCGTGGTATTTCAACATGCCCACCTCTTTCCCCACATGGATGTCCGGGCCAATCTTTTTTATGGCTGGAAGCGGACCAAGGCCTCAGAACGGCGCATTGACACCGAGACCCTGATCGATGTCCTGAACCTCGATCACCTCCTTCTGCGCAGTGTCGGGAGACTCTCCGGTGGCGAACGCCAGCGGGTGGCACTGGGGCGTACCCTCCTTGCCTGTCCGCGGTTGATTCTCATGGACGAGCCGCTCACCGGCCTCGACGAAGAGCTGAAATACCAGATTATCCCCTACCTGCGAAAGGCCTTTGCCGAGTTTGCCATTCCCCTTCTCTTTATCAGCCACTCCCTGCGGGAGATGCGCCTGATGACCGATGAGGTGCTGACCTTTCGCCAGGGCAAGTTGCAGGCAGCTCTCAGCACCGAGATGCTTGCTCGCAACAGCATGGAAACGGGTGGCTACCTCAACATGCTCAATCTTGGCAGGCCGTCGATGGCCGGGGATCTGCATGCCTACCAATGGGGCGATAACCGGCTGATTCTGACTGAAAAAGGCGAAGGTACCGAAAACCTTTTCGAACTGGACGCCCGCGATATCGTCCTCTTCAAGCGACATCCGGAGGCGACCAGTGCCCGCAATCTCCTGGCCTGCCGGGTGGTCGATATCTTTGGCGTAAACAACCGGGTGGGCGTCGAACTGGCCTGCGGCGAGAAGCGGCTGATCGCCCAGATCGTCCCGGAATCAGTGCGCGAGCTGGATCTTACCGTCGGCAGTGAGGTCGTCGCCGTCATCAAGGCATCTTCCTTTCGTCGACTCCTCTAG
- the modA gene encoding molybdate ABC transporter substrate-binding protein, producing the protein MKKTMAILATLLLLIHLAALSVNAGEIHVSAAASLKDAFRDIISGFKQTAPDTVVVTNFGASGALAKQIVQGAPADLFVSADGKWTDYLLQEDKGKAEMHHILAYNSLVFVGKKGLAVGSLADLQGLQRIAIGSPASVPAGAYAMQAMRAAGIYEALETNKKLVMAQDVRQALLYADRGEVDGAMVYRTDALLAEHAAILLTIPANLHDRIAYPMMMTDRGAARAEAKAFFTYLTGPESKSILEKYGFETKPQ; encoded by the coding sequence ATGAAAAAAACGATGGCTATCCTGGCTACTCTTCTCCTTCTCATCCACCTGGCCGCGCTGTCAGTCAATGCCGGGGAAATCCACGTGTCGGCGGCGGCAAGCCTGAAAGATGCCTTCCGGGATATTATCAGCGGCTTTAAACAGACTGCGCCGGACACGGTGGTTGTCACCAATTTTGGCGCATCCGGGGCACTGGCCAAACAGATTGTCCAGGGCGCACCGGCCGATCTGTTCGTCTCTGCCGACGGGAAATGGACCGACTATCTGCTGCAGGAGGATAAAGGCAAGGCTGAAATGCACCATATCCTTGCCTATAACAGCCTGGTGTTCGTCGGCAAAAAAGGCCTGGCAGTAGGCTCCCTTGCCGATCTGCAGGGGCTACAGCGCATCGCCATCGGCAGCCCGGCAAGCGTTCCGGCCGGTGCCTATGCAATGCAAGCGATGCGCGCCGCCGGTATCTATGAGGCCCTCGAAACCAACAAGAAGCTGGTAATGGCCCAAGACGTCCGTCAGGCCCTGCTTTACGCCGATCGCGGCGAGGTCGACGGCGCCATGGTCTACAGAACCGACGCCCTGCTCGCCGAACATGCGGCGATCCTCCTCACCATTCCGGCAAACCTTCATGACCGCATTGCCTATCCGATGATGATGACCGATAGAGGTGCTGCGCGTGCCGAGGCCAAGGCCTTCTTCACCTACCTCACCGGCCCTGAAAGCAAATCCATCCTGGAGAAGTACGGATTCGAAACGAAACCTCAATAA
- the modB gene encoding molybdate ABC transporter permease subunit — translation MEILSPQDLQAIRLSIEVACSATLIATPFGFAVAYFLAFSRIPGKALVEGLVNLPLVLPPVVVGYLLLMLLGQHGFFGPLLQKLDLRIIFTLSGAIIASAVVGFPLLVRAIRLGLEGIDENCLLAARTLGAGWWDALFTITLPLCGRAILAGMTLMFARSLGEFGATILLAGNIPEVTQTIPLAIYEYTNTPGGDRMAMNLCLVSIALSFAILLLSETVNRNFRRK, via the coding sequence ATGGAAATTCTGTCACCCCAAGACCTGCAAGCCATCCGGCTGTCGATTGAGGTAGCCTGCAGCGCAACTTTGATCGCCACCCCTTTCGGTTTTGCCGTTGCCTATTTCCTGGCGTTTTCACGGATACCGGGCAAGGCCCTCGTGGAAGGGCTGGTCAATTTGCCCCTGGTCCTGCCGCCGGTGGTGGTCGGCTACCTGCTGCTCATGCTGCTCGGGCAGCACGGTTTCTTCGGCCCCCTTCTCCAGAAGCTCGATCTCAGGATCATTTTCACCCTGTCGGGGGCGATCATTGCCTCTGCCGTCGTCGGTTTTCCGCTCCTCGTTCGTGCCATTCGTCTCGGCCTGGAAGGTATCGACGAAAATTGTCTGCTGGCAGCACGAACCCTCGGTGCCGGCTGGTGGGATGCTCTCTTTACCATCACCCTGCCACTCTGCGGTCGGGCGATCTTGGCCGGAATGACCCTGATGTTCGCCCGCAGCCTCGGCGAATTCGGTGCAACGATCCTCCTCGCCGGCAACATTCCAGAGGTGACCCAGACCATCCCGTTAGCCATTTATGAATATACCAACACCCCGGGTGGCGATCGGATGGCCATGAATCTGTGCCTGGTCTCTATTGCCCTGTCGTTTGCCATTCTCCTCTTGAGCGAGACGGTCAACCGCAATTTTAGGAGGAAATAG